A region from the Streptomyces sp. 3214.6 genome encodes:
- a CDS encoding EF-hand domain-containing protein, whose product MADIEEARKQFQRIDTDGDGFITAAEFKAALAQEGDWNVTESVAEVIIKSRDLNGDKVLSFDEFWAYLSK is encoded by the coding sequence GTGGCCGACATCGAAGAAGCGCGCAAGCAGTTCCAGCGGATCGACACGGACGGTGACGGCTTCATCACCGCGGCCGAGTTCAAGGCCGCCCTGGCCCAGGAGGGCGACTGGAACGTCACCGAGTCGGTCGCCGAGGTCATCATCAAGAGCCGCGATCTCAACGGGGACAAGGTTCTCTCGTTCGACGAGTTCTGGGCGTACCTGAGCAAGTGA
- a CDS encoding enoyl-CoA hydratase/isomerase family protein yields the protein MTVNLEVAEGVGTIRLDRPPMNALDIATQDRLKELAEEAARRDDVRAVVVYGGEKVFAAGADIKEMQGMDHTAMVLRARALQESFTAVARIPKPVVAAVTGYALGGGCELALCADFRIAGDNAKLGQPEILLGLIPGAGGTQRLARLIGPSKAKDLVFTGRMVKADEALTLGLVDRVVPAADVYTEAHAWAAKLAQGPAIALRAAKESIDTGLDTDLETGLAVERNWFAGLFATADREIGMRSFVEDGPGKAKFL from the coding sequence ATGACCGTGAATCTCGAAGTCGCCGAAGGCGTCGGCACCATCCGCCTCGACCGTCCGCCCATGAACGCGCTGGACATCGCCACCCAGGACCGGCTCAAGGAGCTCGCCGAGGAGGCGGCCCGCCGTGACGACGTACGCGCGGTCGTCGTGTACGGCGGCGAGAAGGTGTTCGCGGCGGGCGCGGACATCAAGGAGATGCAGGGGATGGACCACACCGCGATGGTCCTGCGCGCCCGCGCCCTGCAGGAGTCCTTCACGGCGGTGGCCCGCATCCCCAAACCGGTCGTGGCGGCCGTCACCGGATACGCGCTGGGCGGCGGCTGTGAGCTCGCGCTGTGCGCGGACTTCCGCATCGCCGGGGACAACGCCAAGCTGGGCCAGCCGGAGATCCTGCTCGGGCTGATCCCCGGCGCCGGCGGCACCCAGCGTCTGGCCCGGCTGATCGGCCCCTCCAAGGCGAAGGACCTCGTCTTCACGGGCCGGATGGTGAAAGCCGACGAGGCGCTGACGCTGGGCCTGGTGGACCGGGTGGTGCCGGCGGCCGACGTGTACACGGAGGCGCACGCCTGGGCGGCGAAACTGGCGCAGGGTCCGGCGATCGCGCTGCGCGCCGCGAAGGAGTCGATCGACACCGGCCTGGACACCGACCTCGAGACGGGTCTGGCGGTCGAACGCAACTGGTTCGCGGGTCTGTTCGCGACCGCCGACCGCGAGATCGGCATGCGCAGCTTCGTGGAGGACGGCCCCGGGAAGGCCAAGTTCCTGTGA
- a CDS encoding ATP-binding protein — translation MAGLEGIEQPRGQGRATAARWSPAVEDERALRALELFGNPTEGEVQLPSRPESAAAARRLAQVVVLRHWGLTPKMTEDAVLLVSELVGNAVRHTGARAFGLRMRRRRGWIRVEVRDPSRGLPCLMPVQALDVSGRGLFLVDKLSDRWGVDLLPRGKTTWFEMRVADR, via the coding sequence ATGGCGGGGCTGGAGGGCATCGAACAGCCGCGGGGACAGGGCCGTGCGACCGCGGCGCGCTGGTCGCCTGCGGTCGAGGACGAACGGGCGCTCAGGGCGCTGGAGTTGTTCGGCAACCCAACGGAGGGCGAGGTCCAGCTGCCGTCCCGCCCGGAGTCCGCCGCCGCGGCCCGCCGGCTGGCCCAGGTCGTCGTCCTGCGCCACTGGGGACTGACCCCCAAGATGACGGAGGACGCGGTCCTCCTCGTCTCCGAACTCGTCGGCAACGCCGTACGGCACACCGGCGCCCGCGCCTTCGGGCTGCGGATGCGGCGCCGACGCGGCTGGATCCGCGTCGAGGTCCGCGATCCCTCCCGGGGCCTGCCCTGTCTGATGCCGGTCCAGGCGTTGGACGTCAGCGGGCGGGGGCTGTTCCTCGTCGACAAACTGTCCGACCGGTGGGGCGTGGACCTGTTACCGCGCGGAAAGACGACGTGGTTCGAGATGCGGGTCGCCGACCGGTAG
- a CDS encoding polysaccharide deacetylase family protein, translated as MVRVTTSDRRSVLWAGAGLVAGGAFAAACSPPGSASGAVAAHPAPTSATPAPTTPASARPAPAPRAYPGQPVQITHGPRDRPRVALTFHGQGEPSVARALLGEAERRGARVTVLAVGSWLDEHPDLARRILDGGHDLGNHTQRHLDVNAMSETDAAAEITGCAERLRRLTGSIGTWFRPSRTARASPLVETLARRAGYPHVLSYDVDSLDFTSPGAPAVARNVLGAVRDGSVVSLHFGYADTVAALPAVLDELDHRGLRAVTTTELIG; from the coding sequence ATGGTGCGGGTGACCACATCCGACCGTCGTTCCGTGCTGTGGGCGGGCGCCGGGCTCGTCGCCGGGGGTGCGTTCGCGGCCGCGTGCTCGCCCCCCGGGTCCGCCTCCGGCGCCGTCGCCGCCCACCCCGCCCCCACCTCCGCGACCCCCGCCCCCACGACCCCGGCCTCCGCGAGACCCGCCCCCGCCCCCCGCGCCTACCCCGGGCAGCCCGTCCAGATCACTCACGGGCCCCGGGACCGGCCCCGGGTCGCCCTCACCTTCCACGGGCAGGGGGAACCCTCCGTCGCCCGGGCCCTGCTCGGGGAGGCCGAGCGACGAGGAGCGCGGGTCACCGTACTGGCCGTCGGAAGCTGGCTCGACGAACACCCCGACCTCGCCCGTCGCATCCTCGACGGCGGGCACGACCTCGGCAACCACACCCAGCGCCACCTGGACGTCAACGCCATGTCCGAGACGGACGCGGCGGCCGAGATCACCGGCTGCGCCGAACGGCTGCGCAGACTCACCGGATCCATCGGAACCTGGTTCCGCCCCTCCCGCACCGCCCGCGCCTCCCCCCTCGTCGAGACGCTGGCCCGCCGCGCCGGCTACCCGCATGTCCTCTCCTACGACGTCGACTCCCTCGACTTCACCTCCCCCGGCGCCCCCGCCGTCGCCCGCAACGTCCTCGGCGCGGTCCGGGACGGGTCCGTCGTGAGCCTGCACTTCGGGTACGCGGACACGGTCGCCGCGCTCCCCGCCGTCCTGGACGAACTCGACCACCGCGGACTGCGCGCGGTCACCACCACGGAGCTGATCGGCTGA
- a CDS encoding L,D-transpeptidase, producing the protein MRHVHGRARRAGVALAAVLTWAGLLAGAAGCTGGDSRSGIDRVLGKPPAPEDVIRVTPADGAKGVRPGEGLRVRVPDGRLESVKVVRSQDAQEAEVPGKVAADGLSWRPDDDRLGLAARYTVDVVAVDGDGNRSARHSTFTTYVPGERFIGYVTPDNRAVVGTGMIVSLEFNREIENRAAVERAVRVTAEPAVAIRPHWFGATRLDFRPERYWAPGTRVTVALGLRDVEGAPGVYGLQRKSFSFTVGRSQVSLVDAAEHTMQVRRDGELLTTVPITAGAPKNTTYNGKMVVTEMLELTRMNGATVGFKKADGKGEYDIPDVPHAMRLTNSGTFLHGNYWAEEDVFGNANVSHGCVGLRDTKGGSSDTPAGWFFDRSLVGDVIEVVHSKDKQVAPDNGLGGWNLSWKEWIAGSAVK; encoded by the coding sequence GTGAGGCACGTACATGGGCGCGCACGGCGCGCGGGGGTCGCACTGGCCGCCGTACTGACATGGGCAGGACTACTGGCCGGGGCCGCCGGCTGCACCGGCGGAGACAGCCGGAGCGGCATCGACCGGGTGCTCGGCAAACCCCCGGCCCCCGAGGACGTCATCCGCGTCACCCCGGCGGACGGCGCCAAGGGCGTGCGGCCGGGGGAGGGGTTGCGGGTGCGGGTGCCCGACGGGCGGCTGGAGTCGGTGAAGGTCGTCCGCTCGCAGGACGCGCAGGAGGCCGAGGTGCCCGGCAAGGTCGCCGCGGACGGCCTGAGCTGGCGGCCGGACGACGACCGGCTCGGGCTCGCCGCCCGCTACACCGTCGACGTCGTGGCGGTGGACGGCGACGGCAACCGCTCGGCCCGGCACAGCACGTTCACCACATACGTCCCCGGCGAGCGCTTCATCGGCTACGTCACCCCCGACAACCGCGCCGTCGTCGGCACCGGCATGATCGTCTCGCTGGAGTTCAACCGGGAGATCGAGAACCGGGCCGCGGTCGAACGCGCCGTACGGGTCACGGCCGAGCCGGCGGTGGCGATCCGGCCGCACTGGTTCGGCGCCACCCGCCTCGACTTCCGCCCCGAGCGGTACTGGGCGCCCGGCACCCGCGTCACCGTCGCGCTCGGCCTGCGCGACGTCGAGGGGGCGCCCGGCGTCTACGGGCTGCAGCGCAAGTCGTTCTCGTTCACCGTCGGGCGCAGCCAGGTCTCCCTCGTCGACGCGGCCGAGCACACCATGCAGGTGCGCCGTGACGGCGAACTGCTGACCACCGTGCCGATCACCGCCGGGGCGCCGAAGAACACCACCTACAACGGCAAGATGGTGGTGACCGAGATGCTGGAACTGACCCGGATGAACGGCGCCACCGTCGGCTTCAAGAAGGCCGACGGCAAGGGTGAGTACGACATCCCGGACGTGCCGCACGCCATGCGGCTGACCAACTCCGGCACCTTCCTGCACGGCAACTACTGGGCCGAGGAGGACGTCTTCGGCAACGCCAACGTCAGCCACGGCTGCGTGGGGCTCAGGGACACCAAGGGCGGCAGCTCGGACACGCCCGCGGGCTGGTTCTTCGACCGCAGCCTCGTCGGGGACGTCATCGAGGTCGTCCACAGCAAGGACAAGCAGGTCGCCCCCGACAACGGACTCGGCGGCTGGAACCTGAGCTGGAAGGAGTGGATCGCGGGCAGTGCCGTGAAATGA
- a CDS encoding response regulator, whose amino-acid sequence MSDAPLITLLIVDDHPVVRDGLRGMFESAAGFTVVGEAANGVEAVATAETADPDVILMDLRMPGGGGVDAIRELTRRGARAKILVLTTYDTDSDTLPAIEAGATGYLLKDAPRDELFTAVRAAAEGRTVLSPAVATRLVSAVRTPRAPAAEPLSAREHEVLTLVARGTSNREIARELFISEATVKTHLTHLYAKLGVNDRAAAVATAYERGILGRGRR is encoded by the coding sequence ATGAGTGACGCACCCCTGATCACCCTGCTGATCGTCGACGACCATCCCGTCGTACGCGACGGTCTGCGCGGCATGTTCGAGTCCGCCGCCGGCTTCACGGTCGTGGGCGAGGCCGCGAACGGAGTGGAGGCGGTGGCGACGGCGGAGACGGCCGACCCGGACGTGATCCTGATGGACCTCCGCATGCCGGGCGGCGGTGGGGTGGACGCCATCCGTGAACTGACCCGCCGTGGAGCGCGTGCGAAGATCCTGGTCCTGACGACCTACGACACCGACTCCGACACCCTCCCCGCGATCGAGGCGGGCGCGACGGGCTACCTGTTGAAGGACGCCCCCCGGGACGAGCTGTTCACGGCGGTCAGGGCGGCGGCGGAAGGCCGTACGGTGCTGTCGCCCGCCGTGGCCACCCGCCTGGTCTCCGCGGTCCGCACGCCCCGCGCGCCCGCGGCCGAGCCTCTCTCCGCCCGCGAACACGAGGTCCTCACCCTGGTCGCCAGGGGCACCTCCAACCGGGAGATCGCCCGCGAGCTCTTCATCAGCGAGGCCACCGTGAAAACCCATCTCACCCATCTGTACGCCAAGTTGGGCGTCAACGACCGCGCGGCAGCCGTGGCGACGGCGTACGAGCGGGGGATCCTGGGCCGGGGCCGGCGGTGA
- a CDS encoding AraC family transcriptional regulator — MDVLSDAVAAMRSGRPHSSRRDKFAPWGVRFGASDGAGFHVLLRGSAWLIPATGEPVALTAGDVVFLAHGHGHALASGLDVPVQEAPVGPDGRWLKEPPQEGESATADTVMMCGVYQLDRGRAHRFLAELPEVVHLPARVGTHRSLRAAVELLGMELDELSPGSDAIVTALLDTLLLYILRAWWQQERGAGRAAGWAAALADPAVSAALRAIHGDPARAWTVEELGAEGGLSRAAFARRFAALVGEPPLTYLTWWRMTTAGRLLRADDVPMRQVAQRTGYTSEFAFAKAFKREYGVAPGQYRRRTAPGAPALRP; from the coding sequence ATGGACGTACTCAGCGACGCCGTCGCCGCGATGCGCAGCGGGCGGCCGCACTCCTCGCGGCGGGACAAGTTCGCCCCCTGGGGGGTCCGGTTCGGGGCCTCGGACGGGGCCGGCTTCCATGTGCTGCTGCGCGGGTCGGCATGGCTGATCCCGGCGACGGGCGAGCCGGTGGCACTGACGGCCGGGGACGTGGTGTTCCTGGCGCACGGGCACGGACACGCGCTGGCCAGCGGGCTCGACGTGCCCGTGCAGGAGGCGCCGGTGGGCCCCGACGGGCGTTGGCTCAAAGAGCCGCCCCAGGAAGGGGAGTCGGCGACCGCGGACACCGTCATGATGTGCGGCGTCTACCAGTTGGACCGCGGCCGGGCCCACCGTTTCCTGGCCGAGCTGCCGGAGGTGGTGCACCTGCCCGCCCGCGTCGGCACGCACCGTTCGCTGCGGGCGGCGGTGGAGCTGCTGGGCATGGAGCTGGACGAGCTCAGTCCCGGTTCGGACGCCATCGTGACCGCGCTGCTGGACACTCTGCTGCTGTACATCCTGCGCGCCTGGTGGCAGCAGGAGCGGGGCGCCGGGCGGGCGGCGGGCTGGGCGGCCGCGCTCGCCGACCCGGCGGTCTCGGCGGCCCTGCGCGCGATCCACGGCGACCCGGCCCGCGCGTGGACCGTGGAGGAACTCGGCGCGGAGGGCGGCCTCTCCCGCGCCGCCTTCGCCCGCCGGTTCGCCGCACTGGTGGGCGAGCCGCCGCTCACGTATCTGACGTGGTGGCGGATGACGACCGCCGGCCGGCTGCTGCGCGCGGACGACGTGCCGATGCGCCAGGTCGCCCAACGCACCGGCTACACCTCGGAGTTCGCCTTCGCCAAGGCGTTCAAGCGGGAATACGGGGTGGCCCCGGGCCAGTACCGCCGACGGACCGCCCCGGGGGCGCCCGCCCTACGGCCTTGA
- a CDS encoding GNAT family N-acetyltransferase: MGTLREILDAAARGAFPPPDGRTTVVPQPSHRDAGVLAFTAHSVVFTDEDPGWVYGVLRHVDSDPLSASMNPRFLAALMERTGRTAETIDAMLVAAPLPGEPPLPLREIEDRGHPRIRYARRRRHEVRAWVADGGILVMGRGISGRLEVSVEVDETVRLRGLGRRLVTAARHLAGEPLWAQVAPGNARSIRAFQAAGYTPVGAELLLTAPEDRP, encoded by the coding sequence ATGGGGACCTTGCGGGAGATTCTCGACGCGGCCGCACGCGGGGCGTTCCCGCCGCCCGACGGCCGGACGACGGTCGTCCCCCAGCCCTCCCACCGCGACGCGGGCGTCCTGGCGTTCACCGCGCACTCGGTCGTCTTCACGGACGAGGACCCGGGCTGGGTGTACGGCGTACTGCGCCACGTGGACTCCGATCCCCTGTCGGCGTCCATGAACCCGCGCTTTCTGGCCGCTCTGATGGAGCGCACGGGGCGTACGGCCGAGACGATCGACGCGATGCTGGTGGCCGCCCCGCTGCCCGGCGAGCCGCCGCTGCCGCTACGGGAGATCGAGGACCGCGGCCATCCCCGGATCCGCTACGCCCGGCGTCGGCGCCACGAGGTGCGCGCCTGGGTGGCGGACGGCGGGATCCTGGTCATGGGGCGCGGCATAAGCGGCCGGCTGGAGGTGTCGGTCGAGGTCGACGAGACGGTACGACTCCGGGGCCTCGGCCGCCGTCTGGTCACCGCCGCCCGCCATCTGGCCGGCGAGCCGCTCTGGGCTCAGGTCGCCCCCGGAAACGCCCGCAGCATCCGGGCGTTCCAGGCGGCGGGCTACACACCGGTGGGCGCGGAGCTCCTGCTGACGGCGCCCGAGGACAGGCCCTAG
- the glgX gene encoding glycogen debranching protein GlgX, whose translation MSSAAEQETVAAKRAAPDTVVNGASRKVPGPPVWPGAPTPLGARFRVGPDGVAGTNFALWAGGAEAVELCLFDETGRETRAPLTELTHEIWHGFVPGVMPGQRYGYRVHGRWDPWTGARWNPAKLLLDPYARAVDGAKGNDYSRLPPEVYGHVRDWPQQQVADTVRDERDSAPHVPKGVVVHDDDDWADDRRPKTPWADSVIYELHVRGFTRRHPGIPDQLRGTYAGLAHPAAVDHLVRLGVTAVELLPVHQFAHEDHLLRRGMKNYWGYNSIGYFAPHAAYSAAGTTGQQVGEFKRMVRALHAAGIEVILDVVYNHTAEAGELGPTLSLKGIDNRGYYRLQSDARRYADYTGCGNTLHVVQPHVLRLITDSLRYWVTEMGVDGFRFDLAAALARSMHDVDMLSPFLAVIAQDPVLRRVKLIAEPWDVGSGGYQVGAFPPLWTEWNDRYRDAVRDFWRHALPDVREMGYRLSGSSDLYAWGGRRPYASVNFVTAHDGFTLRDLVSYERKHNEANGEGNRDGTNDNRSFNCGAEGDTTDERILALRRRQLRNLLTTLLLSTGVPMLVAGDELGRTQQGNNNAYCQDNETSWLDWGLLEEPGWRALFDLTSRLIALRHRHPVLRRRAFFSGRAHSADGLRDLAWFTERGTEMTEGDWYAPAATLGMYLSGRDIPGRDEQGAPITDDSFLAVLHAGDGPVDFVLPGPPWAERYEVVVDTSSEEQGEAPGVTHPAGVAVTVPGRAVLLLRVVG comes from the coding sequence GTGTCCAGCGCAGCCGAGCAGGAGACGGTGGCGGCGAAGCGCGCCGCGCCGGACACCGTGGTGAACGGTGCGTCGCGCAAGGTGCCGGGCCCACCCGTGTGGCCGGGCGCGCCCACCCCGCTGGGCGCCCGCTTCCGGGTCGGCCCGGACGGCGTCGCGGGCACCAACTTCGCACTGTGGGCGGGGGGCGCGGAGGCGGTCGAGCTGTGCCTGTTCGACGAGACGGGACGGGAGACCCGCGCCCCGCTCACCGAGCTCACGCACGAGATCTGGCACGGCTTCGTGCCGGGCGTGATGCCGGGCCAGCGCTACGGCTACCGGGTGCACGGCCGCTGGGACCCGTGGACCGGCGCCCGCTGGAACCCGGCGAAGCTGCTCCTGGACCCGTACGCCCGCGCGGTGGACGGCGCCAAAGGAAATGACTACAGCAGGCTGCCGCCGGAGGTGTACGGGCACGTCCGGGACTGGCCCCAGCAGCAGGTCGCCGACACCGTCCGCGACGAACGGGACTCGGCGCCGCACGTCCCCAAGGGCGTCGTCGTGCACGATGACGACGACTGGGCCGACGACCGCCGTCCGAAGACGCCCTGGGCGGACTCGGTCATCTACGAACTCCATGTGCGCGGCTTCACGCGACGGCACCCGGGGATTCCGGACCAGTTGCGCGGCACGTACGCCGGACTGGCCCATCCGGCGGCCGTGGACCACCTGGTGCGGCTGGGCGTGACGGCGGTGGAGCTGCTGCCGGTCCACCAGTTCGCCCACGAGGACCATCTGCTGCGCCGCGGCATGAAGAACTACTGGGGCTACAACTCGATCGGCTACTTCGCCCCGCACGCCGCCTACTCGGCCGCCGGGACGACGGGGCAGCAGGTCGGCGAGTTCAAGCGGATGGTGCGCGCGCTGCACGCGGCCGGGATCGAGGTGATCCTCGACGTCGTCTACAACCACACGGCGGAGGCCGGCGAACTGGGCCCGACGCTGTCGCTGAAGGGCATCGACAACCGCGGCTACTACCGCCTCCAGTCGGACGCCCGCCGCTACGCCGACTACACGGGCTGCGGAAACACCCTGCACGTCGTCCAGCCCCATGTCCTGAGGCTGATCACCGACTCGTTGCGCTACTGGGTGACGGAGATGGGCGTGGACGGCTTCCGCTTCGACCTGGCGGCGGCGCTGGCCCGCTCCATGCACGACGTCGACATGCTGTCCCCGTTCCTCGCGGTGATCGCGCAGGACCCGGTGCTCCGGAGGGTGAAGCTGATCGCGGAACCGTGGGACGTGGGCTCGGGCGGCTACCAGGTCGGCGCCTTCCCACCCCTGTGGACGGAGTGGAACGACCGCTACCGCGACGCCGTACGCGACTTCTGGCGGCACGCGCTGCCGGACGTACGGGAGATGGGCTACCGCCTGTCGGGTTCCAGCGATCTGTACGCGTGGGGCGGCCGGCGCCCGTACGCGTCGGTCAACTTCGTGACCGCGCACGACGGTTTCACCCTCCGCGACCTGGTGAGTTATGAGCGCAAGCACAACGAGGCCAACGGCGAGGGCAACCGGGACGGCACGAACGACAACCGCTCCTTCAACTGCGGGGCCGAGGGCGACACCACCGACGAGCGCATACTGGCCCTGCGGCGACGGCAGTTGAGGAATCTGCTGACGACCCTGCTGCTGTCGACGGGCGTGCCGATGCTGGTCGCGGGCGACGAGCTCGGACGCACCCAGCAGGGCAACAACAACGCCTACTGCCAGGACAACGAGACCAGCTGGCTGGACTGGGGCCTGCTGGAGGAGCCCGGCTGGCGGGCGCTCTTCGACCTCACGTCCCGGCTGATCGCCCTGCGCCACCGGCACCCGGTGCTGCGCCGCCGGGCCTTCTTCTCCGGTCGGGCCCACTCGGCGGACGGGTTGCGGGACCTGGCCTGGTTCACCGAACGGGGCACGGAGATGACGGAGGGCGACTGGTACGCCCCCGCCGCGACTCTCGGCATGTACCTCTCGGGGCGGGACATCCCCGGCCGCGACGAACAGGGCGCGCCGATCACCGACGACAGCTTTCTCGCCGTCCTGCACGCCGGTGACGGTCCGGTGGACTTCGTCCTGCCGGGGCCGCCGTGGGCGGAGCGGTACGAGGTGGTCGTCGACACGTCGAGCGAGGAGCAGGGGGAGGCGCCGGGGGTGACGCATCCGGCAGGGGTGGCGGTGACGGTGCCGGGGCGGGCGGTGCTGTTGTTGCGGGTGGTGGGGTGA
- a CDS encoding L,D-transpeptidase: protein MNVRPISGASVGERPRGRDKRLALIAGGLLLAVTACGGGGNSNSGADAKDAGGKGASAAAESKQSEAVVTIAPKTGAKDVDTSGTLKVTAAKGKLTEVTVKDTKGRKIDGAISADGAGWTPATHLSASTAYQVHAVAKDAEGRTAAEDSSFTTLSPQNTFVGNFTPEDGSTVGVGMPFSVNFTRGITKPADVEKAIKITTVPAVEVEGHWFGNDRLDFRPEKYWKAGTKVTVELNLDGVEGRKGVYGKQSKTVSFTIGRNQVSIVDAKKHTMKVMQEGKVVKTIPVTTGKPGYATWNGQMVMSEKFTVTRMNGDTVGYNGEYDIKDVPHAIRLTNSGTFVHGNYWGGDAFGNYNASHGCIGLRDVRGGYDSSVAAAWFFNHSMVGDVVTVQNSTDPTVDPANGLNGWNIPWSEWKK, encoded by the coding sequence TTGAACGTGCGACCGATATCGGGGGCGTCGGTTGGGGAGCGCCCGCGCGGCCGCGACAAGCGGCTGGCGCTGATCGCCGGAGGCCTGCTGTTGGCCGTCACGGCGTGCGGTGGCGGTGGGAACTCGAACTCCGGGGCCGACGCCAAGGACGCGGGGGGCAAGGGGGCTTCCGCCGCCGCCGAGAGCAAGCAGTCGGAGGCGGTCGTCACGATCGCTCCGAAGACCGGGGCCAAGGACGTCGACACCAGCGGCACGCTGAAGGTCACCGCCGCCAAGGGCAAGCTGACCGAGGTGACGGTCAAGGACACCAAGGGCCGGAAGATCGACGGCGCGATCTCGGCCGACGGAGCCGGCTGGACGCCCGCCACCCACCTTTCCGCGTCCACCGCGTACCAGGTGCACGCGGTCGCCAAGGACGCGGAGGGCCGGACGGCCGCCGAGGACTCGTCCTTCACCACGCTGAGCCCGCAGAACACCTTCGTCGGCAACTTCACGCCCGAGGACGGCTCGACGGTCGGCGTCGGCATGCCCTTCTCGGTCAACTTCACGCGCGGCATCACCAAGCCGGCCGACGTCGAGAAGGCCATCAAGATCACGACCGTGCCGGCCGTCGAGGTCGAGGGCCACTGGTTCGGCAACGACCGCCTGGACTTCCGCCCGGAGAAGTACTGGAAGGCCGGCACCAAGGTGACCGTCGAGCTGAACCTCGACGGCGTCGAGGGCCGCAAGGGCGTCTACGGCAAGCAGTCCAAGACGGTGTCCTTCACCATCGGCCGCAACCAGGTGTCCATCGTGGACGCCAAGAAGCACACGATGAAGGTCATGCAGGAGGGCAAGGTCGTCAAGACCATCCCGGTCACCACCGGCAAGCCCGGCTACGCGACCTGGAACGGCCAGATGGTGATGAGCGAGAAGTTCACCGTGACCCGGATGAACGGCGACACCGTCGGCTACAACGGCGAGTACGACATCAAGGACGTCCCGCACGCCATCCGCCTGACCAACTCCGGCACCTTCGTGCACGGCAACTACTGGGGCGGCGACGCCTTCGGCAACTACAACGCCAGCCACGGCTGCATCGGCCTGCGGGACGTGCGCGGCGGCTACGACAGCTCCGTGGCGGCCGCCTGGTTCTTCAACCACTCGATGGTCGGCGACGTGGTGACCGTGCAGAACTCCACCGACCCGACGGTCGACCCGGCCAACGGCCTCAACGGCTGGAACATTCCCTGGTCGGAGTGGAAGAAGTAA
- a CDS encoding YncE family protein yields the protein MHRNLVKSTLLAGAALAVLAACGADGKAGADRDGTDRATKAAAPAPKKPRKPVVDGLPGMPPVLDPKNVYAADRPNKLSPVVKDFPSRVYVPNTESDTVSVIDPTTYEVIDTLHVGRQPQHVVPSWDMKTLWVNNNRGHTLTPIDPKTGKTGRSVEVHDPYNLYFTPNGRYAVVMASLDRELVFRDPHTMKRIKTEPVTCYGVNHADFSLDGRYFIVSCEFSGELLKVDTERMKVVGQQKLPFKGAMPQDVKISPDGKRFYIADMMADGVWIIDGDTFGKPRFLYTGKGCHGLYVSRDSREMYISNRGEGTVSVFDFTKNALTKKWHLPDGGSPDMGGVSADGKVLWLSGRYDSEVYAIDTGTGRQLARIKVGRGPHGLAVYPQPGRYSLGHTGIFR from the coding sequence ATGCACCGCAACCTCGTCAAAAGCACCCTGCTGGCCGGCGCCGCACTCGCCGTCCTCGCCGCCTGCGGCGCCGACGGCAAGGCCGGCGCCGACCGGGACGGCACGGACCGGGCAACCAAAGCGGCTGCCCCGGCACCGAAGAAGCCGCGCAAACCCGTCGTCGACGGGCTGCCCGGCATGCCGCCCGTGCTGGATCCCAAGAACGTCTACGCCGCCGACCGCCCGAACAAACTCTCTCCGGTCGTCAAGGACTTCCCGTCCCGGGTCTACGTCCCCAACACCGAGTCCGACACCGTCTCCGTCATCGACCCGACAACGTACGAGGTGATCGACACCCTCCACGTCGGCCGCCAGCCGCAGCACGTCGTGCCGTCCTGGGACATGAAGACGCTGTGGGTCAACAACAACCGAGGGCACACCCTCACCCCCATCGATCCGAAGACCGGGAAGACCGGCAGATCGGTCGAGGTGCACGACCCGTACAACCTCTACTTCACACCTAACGGCCGGTACGCCGTCGTCATGGCCTCCCTCGACCGCGAGCTCGTCTTCCGCGACCCGCACACCATGAAGCGGATCAAGACCGAACCGGTCACCTGCTACGGCGTCAACCACGCCGACTTCTCCCTCGACGGACGGTACTTCATCGTGTCCTGCGAGTTCAGCGGAGAACTGCTGAAGGTCGACACCGAGCGGATGAAGGTCGTCGGACAGCAGAAACTGCCCTTCAAGGGCGCCATGCCGCAGGACGTGAAGATCTCCCCCGACGGCAAACGGTTCTACATCGCGGACATGATGGCCGACGGGGTGTGGATCATCGACGGCGACACCTTCGGCAAGCCGAGGTTCCTGTACACCGGCAAGGGCTGCCACGGGCTGTACGTCAGCCGCGACTCCCGCGAGATGTACATCTCCAACCGCGGCGAGGGCACCGTCTCCGTCTTCGACTTCACCAAGAACGCGCTCACCAAGAAGTGGCATCTGCCCGACGGCGGCAGCCCCGACATGGGCGGCGTCTCGGCGGACGGCAAGGTCCTGTGGCTGTCCGGGCGCTACGACTCCGAGGTGTACGCCATCGACACCGGCACCGGCCGCCAGCTCGCCCGCATCAAGGTCGGCAGGGGACCGCACGGCCTCGCCGTCTACCCACAACCCGGCCGCTACTCACTCGGCCACACCGGCATCTTCCGCTAG